Genomic DNA from Blattabacterium sp. (Blaberus giganteus):
AAGGATCGGGGACCAGTCTAAGAAGACTTTTTCAAAAAGGGAAAGGGATTAATTCTAGTTATGCTGTTTATCAAGATTATAGTGGAAACAGTTTAGAAAAAACTTTATCAATTGGAATCGGAATAGGATCTGGATATTTATTTGAAACAAATTTTAAAAATGAAGTATATTCTGATTTAGTAGGAGAAAGAGGAACTTTGATGGGAGCAATACAAGGAATTTTTGCTGCACAATATCAAATTTTAAGAGAAAATGGACATTCTCCTTCAGAATCTTTCAACGAAACGGTAGAAGAATTAACTCAAAGTTTGATGCCATTAGTATCGGAAAAAGGAATGGATTGGATGTATGCCAATTGTTCTACTACTGCACAAAGAGGAGCTTTAGATTGGTGGAAAAAATTTAGAAATGCAACACTTCCAATATTTCAAGAGTTATATCATGAAGTTTCATTTGGAAATGAAGCAAAAAGAATTATTAAAGCTAATGGTGACATAAATTATAGAGAAAAATTACAAAAAGAATTGAAAGATCTTAGAAAAAGTGAATTGTGGGAAGTAGGATCCATAATTCGTAATCTGAGACCAGAAAAAAAAGATCAGAATTAACAACATTTAATTTACTCATTTTATTTTTAAAATAATGAATAATAAGATTAAAGGATATTTTCCTTCTTACAAAGAAATAATTAAAGCAAAAAATATATTAAAAGATATCATTGATGAAACTCCATTACAAAAAAATTTTATTTTATCAGAAAAATATAAAGCTAATGTTTTACTAAAAAGAGAAGATTTACAAATTATACGTTCATATAAAATTAGAGGAGCTTATAATAAAATAAAAAGTTTATCTCATGCAGAGTTGAGAAAGGGTATTGTTTGCGCAAGTGCAGGAAATCATGCACAAGGTGTTGCTTATTCTTGTAATATATTAAAAATACCAGGAAAAATCTATATGCCTAGCACAACTCCTAAACAAAAGGTAGAAAGAGTAAAAATGTTTGGAAAAGAGTATATTGAAATTGTTCTTATAGGAGATACCTTTGATGCAGTTAGTGATGTAGCTATGAAAGATTGTAAAAAAAATGAAAAAATTTTTATTCATCCTTTTGATGATATTAAAATCATTGAAGGACAAGCTACTGTTGGTTTAGAAATTTTACAACAATCTATTTTAGATATAGATTATGTTTTTATTCCTATTGGAGGAGGAGGATTAGCTTCTGGAGTCAGTAGTCATTTTAAAGAATTTAGTTATGAAACTAAAATTATAGGAGTAGAACCTAAAGGGGCTCCATCTATGAGTTATTCTTTAAAAAAAGGAAAAATTGTTGAATTAAAAACAATAGATAGATTCATTGATGGAGCTTCAGTAAAAAAAGTGGGAGAATTAAATTTTAATATATGTAATCAAACATTATTTGATATTATCACTGTTCCAGAGGGAAAAGTTTGCACAACTATTTTGGATTTATACAATTTAGAAGCGATTGTAGCAGAGCCTGCTGGAGCTCTTTCAATAGCAGCTTTAGATTTTTATTCTAATGAAATAAAAGGAAAAACTATTGTATGTATTTTAAGTGGAGGAAACAATGATATTACTAGAATGGAAGAAATTAGAGAAAGATCTCTTTTATATGAAGAAAAAAAACACTATTTCATTGTTAAATTTCCACAAAGAGCAGGCGCTTTAAAAGAATTTGTTAACAATATTTTAGGGCCAAAAGATGATATCGCTTATTTTGAATATTCAAAAAAGACTTCTAAAGAAGAAGGGCCAGCAATAATAGGAATAGAATTAGCAAATAAAAACGAATTTTCTGGATTGCTGGGAAGAATGAAAAAACATAAAGTTCATTTTCAATATTTAAATAAAAATCCAGATTTATTTCGTATTCTCATATAAATGAATTTATTTGTACCCACGACTGGATTTGAACCAGCACATCCTAATCGGATACCACTCCCTCAAAGTGGCGTGTCTACCATTTTCACCACGTGGGCATGACATTCAAATGAAAATTTTATCTATTCAAAAATATATAATTTATTGATATTTCATCAAAAAAAATATAAGTTATCTTTGTTTGTATTATGAATTTATGAATTTCATTCAAATTAAATAATATGAATATAGCAATAATAGGATATGGAAAAATGGGAAAAGCTATAGAAAAAATAGCTAAAATTAGAAATCATAAAATTTCATTATGTTATGATGGAACTCCTTCTTTACAAATATTGAAAAATTCAAATTCAGATGTAGCAATAGAATTTAGTCAACCTCATTCTGCTTTCGATAATGTAAAAGTTTGTATAGAAAATGACGTTCCTGTAGTCAGTGGAACTACGGGATGGATGGAAAGATTTGAAACTATTAAAAAAATATGTAAAGAAAAAAATGGATCTTTTTTGTATTCGTCCAATTTTAGTATTGGAATGAACATTTTTTTTGAAATTAATAAAAAATTGTCAAAACTATTACATTTATATTCTAAAGATTATGAAGTTATAATAGAGGAAATTCATCACAAAGAAAAAATAGATAAACCTAGTGGAACCGCACTTTCTTTAGCAAAAGATATAGTTCACAATAAAATGAAAAAAACATGGATTTTGGATCAAAAAAAGACAAACAATCAAATTTTGATTTTATCAAAAAGATTAAATAATGTTCCCGGAATACATATAGTAAAATATGAATCTAAAATAGAGGATATTAAAATACAACATCAGGCTCATGGCAGAAAAGGATTTGCTTTAGGTGCTATTATTGCAGCAGAATGGATTCAAAATAAAAAAGGTATTTTTTCTATGAAAGAAGTTTTAGGAATATAATTTTATTTATGTACCAATATTTTATTTTTAGTGGTATTTTTTTATTTTTTGCACATGTTATTCATGTTTTAGGAACATGGAAATTTTATAAAAAATTGGGTGTAAAATCTTGGAAAATTTTTATTCCTATATATAATATTTTTATTCTTTTAAAAATTTATAAAAGATCCATATGGTGGATTTTTCTACTATTTATTCCATTAACTAGTATAATTTTAATTTTTATTTTGTGGAGGGATTTAATTTTCACTTTTTTAAAAAAAACAAATATAAATGTTGTTTTGTTTTTATTATCTGCAGGATTATACATTTATTATGTAAATTTTTTCAAAAATATACAATTATTAAAAATTGAAAATATAAAAAAAAAAGAAAATAATATAGGAATTTTATTAGCTGTTATTTTTTCTTTTATAATTCATACTTACATAGTTCAACCTTTTGTAATCCCTACTTCTTCAATGGAAAAAACTTTATTAGTAGGAGATTTTATATTAGTCAGTAAAATTCATTATGGATTGCGAATGCCTATGTCTCCTATTTCTATTCCTTTTACACATAATAATATTATTGGAAATATAAAATCTTATATTTCTATTTTTCAATGTCCTTACTTTCGTTTTCCTTCTATACAATCTGTGAAAAGAAATGATATTGTCGTTTTTAATTATCCTAAGGATTATAATCATAAAATAATAGATCGAAAAGATCATTATATTAAACGTTGTGTAGGATTACCTGGAGATATAATTTTGATTAAAAAAGGTGTTTTATTTGTGAATCATCATAAAGAAAAATATTCTTCAGAAAAACAACAAGCTTATTTTATTAAAACAAAAGATATTCCTTTGAATATAGAATATCTTAAAAATAAAATGGATATTGAAGATATTGAATGTATTGAAGAAAAAAATGATGAATATTTTTATCAAATTATGTTAAATGAAAAAAAAGTAACTCAAATACAAAATTT
This window encodes:
- the ilvC gene encoding ketol-acid reductoisomerase, translated to MKIKFGSIEETIITRDEFPLWKAKEILKKETISVLGYGIQGPGQSLNLRDNGFQVIVGQRKHSFSWEKALKDGWIEGENLFSLEEASERGTILMYLLSDAGQISFWPTLNKYLTEGKSLYFSHGFGLTFCNQTKIYPSKNIDIFLVAPKGSGTSLRRLFQKGKGINSSYAVYQDYSGNSLEKTLSIGIGIGSGYLFETNFKNEVYSDLVGERGTLMGAIQGIFAAQYQILRENGHSPSESFNETVEELTQSLMPLVSEKGMDWMYANCSTTAQRGALDWWKKFRNATLPIFQELYHEVSFGNEAKRIIKANGDINYREKLQKELKDLRKSELWEVGSIIRNLRPEKKDQN
- the ilvA gene encoding threonine ammonia-lyase, which codes for MNNKIKGYFPSYKEIIKAKNILKDIIDETPLQKNFILSEKYKANVLLKREDLQIIRSYKIRGAYNKIKSLSHAELRKGIVCASAGNHAQGVAYSCNILKIPGKIYMPSTTPKQKVERVKMFGKEYIEIVLIGDTFDAVSDVAMKDCKKNEKIFIHPFDDIKIIEGQATVGLEILQQSILDIDYVFIPIGGGGLASGVSSHFKEFSYETKIIGVEPKGAPSMSYSLKKGKIVELKTIDRFIDGASVKKVGELNFNICNQTLFDIITVPEGKVCTTILDLYNLEAIVAEPAGALSIAALDFYSNEIKGKTIVCILSGGNNDITRMEEIRERSLLYEEKKHYFIVKFPQRAGALKEFVNNILGPKDDIAYFEYSKKTSKEEGPAIIGIELANKNEFSGLLGRMKKHKVHFQYLNKNPDLFRILI
- the dapB gene encoding 4-hydroxy-tetrahydrodipicolinate reductase, whose product is MNIAIIGYGKMGKAIEKIAKIRNHKISLCYDGTPSLQILKNSNSDVAIEFSQPHSAFDNVKVCIENDVPVVSGTTGWMERFETIKKICKEKNGSFLYSSNFSIGMNIFFEINKKLSKLLHLYSKDYEVIIEEIHHKEKIDKPSGTALSLAKDIVHNKMKKTWILDQKKTNNQILILSKRLNNVPGIHIVKYESKIEDIKIQHQAHGRKGFALGAIIAAEWIQNKKGIFSMKEVLGI
- the lepB gene encoding signal peptidase I, whose translation is MYQYFIFSGIFLFFAHVIHVLGTWKFYKKLGVKSWKIFIPIYNIFILLKIYKRSIWWIFLLFIPLTSIILIFILWRDLIFTFLKKTNINVVLFLLSAGLYIYYVNFFKNIQLLKIENIKKKENNIGILLAVIFSFIIHTYIVQPFVIPTSSMEKTLLVGDFILVSKIHYGLRMPMSPISIPFTHNNIIGNIKSYISIFQCPYFRFPSIQSVKRNDIVVFNYPKDYNHKIIDRKDHYIKRCVGLPGDIILIKKGVLFVNHHKEKYSSEKQQAYFIKTKDIPLNIEYLKNKMDIEDIECIEEKNDEYFYQIMLNEKKVTQIQNLFNNIVFIKKYILPIHFKEKSIFPNHSDWNRDFFGPLHIPKKGEFIKFNSHIYNEIFTYEKVNKLDIILKKYYKVKNNYYFMMGDNRHNSSDSRYWGFVPEDHIVGKPIFIWMSIDWDRKNPLNIFSWKFRWDRMMKTINNQHSYLSLFFLFSFVYLIYLLFKNEKIQ